The Aedes aegypti strain LVP_AGWG chromosome 3, AaegL5.0 Primary Assembly, whole genome shotgun sequence genome contains a region encoding:
- the LOC5573774 gene encoding 7-methylguanosine phosphate-specific 5'-nucleotidase, with translation MVGQRRFQLGDVAILNRDHVKIRDPGKVEHMLNELVAGGIGKLQVVTDFDYTITKQRLENGEKILTSFGMFNECKSLPEYVLEETKRLFHKYRPIEIDPHMPLDEKVVYMIEWWSKTGDLLKGFPLPQEEIAEVAKRFKDGLRDGTHQMFFDLNQLEVPCLVFSAGLGDSVVSVLRQANVMYPNVKVISNFLQYSSDGTLNGLQDKMIHTFNKNETALKGTEYYDLVHDRDHVIVMGDSLGDAGMADGIPSSSYVLKIGFLFDHPEQNLPRYMETFDIVLIDDQTMDVPRAILEMIKNKSHQ, from the exons ATGGTGGGACAGCGGAGGTTTCAGCTCGGCGATGTGGCCATCCTCAATCGGGACCATGTGAAGATCCGTGACCCCGGTAAGGTGGAGCACATGCTGAACGAACTGGTGGCCGGTGGAATTGGGAAGCTGCAGGTAGTGACCGATTTCGATTACACAATCACCAAGCAGAGGCTCGAAAACGGGGAGAAAATCCTGACCAGCTTCGGAATGTTCAACGAGTGCAAATCGCTGCCCGAGTACGTGCTGGAGGAAACCAAGAGGCTGTTCCATAAGTACCGACCGATCGAAATCGATCCCCACATGCCGCTGGACGAGAAGGTGGTCTACATGATCGAGTGGTGGTCCAAGACGGGGGATCTGTTGAA AGGCTTTCCACTGCCCCAGGAGGAAATCGCCGAAGTGGCCAAACGATTCAAGGACGGACTCCGCGACGGCACCCACCAGATGTTCTTCGACCTGAACCAACTGGAGGTGCCGTGTTTGGTGTTTTCGGCCGGTTTGGGCGACTCGGTGGTGTCGGTTCTGCGACAAGCGAACGTAATGTATCCCAACGTGAAGGTGATCTCCAATTTCCTGCAGTACAGTTCCGATGGCACGCTGAACGGGCTGCAGGACAAGATGATCCACACATTCAACAAGAACGAAACGGCCCTCAAAGGCACGGAGTACTACGATCTGGTGCACGATCGTGACCACGTGATCGTGATGGGCGATTCGTTGGGAGATGCCGGCATGGCCGATGGCATTCCCTCTTCGTCGTACGTACTGAAGATTGGATTTCTGTTCGATCAC CCCGAGCAGAATCTGCCGCGTTACATGGAGACCTTCGACATCGTGCTAATCGACGACCAGACTATGGATGTGCCGCGGGCGATTTTAGAAATGATAAAGAACAAATCTCACCAGTGA